A window of Roseobacter fucihabitans genomic DNA:
GATGCAGGGGAATGGGGCGCGCAAACCATGCGACCTTCTGGCAAAACGCGGCTTTTGTCTCCCTGTGGAACACATCGCGCCTGATAGGGGGCTAAGATATGGCCATGACTGACAAACTGCGCCTTGGCGTGAACATCGACCATGTGGCGACGGTGCGCAATGCGCGGGGCGGTGACACGCCTGATCCGCTGCGCGCGGCGCGCATTGCCGAAAGTGCAGGGGCGGATGGCATCACCGCGCATCTGCGCGAGGACCGCCGCCATATTTCGGATGCGGACATCGAGGGGCTGATGGAGGTTTTGAGCGTGCCTTTAAACTTCGAGATGGCCGCCACCGATGAAATGCAGAAAATTGCACTGCGTCACAAACCCCACGCGGTTTGTCTTGTGCCCGAAAAGCGCGAAGAACGCACCACCGAGGGCGGGCTTGAGGTCGCGCGCGAGGAAAACAAGCTGGCGCATTTTATCGCCCCCCTGCGTGAGGCCGGGTGCCGCGTGTCGATCTTTATTGCCGCAGACAAACGCCAGATCGAGGCCGCCCACCGCATCGGTGCCCAGATCATCGAGATCCACACCGGCGCTTATTGCGACGCGCATAGCGAGGGCGATTTCGTCGCGCGCGACGCCGAACTCGAACGCATGCGCGAAATGTCCACATTCGCCCATGCGCTGGGTCTTGAGGTCCACGCAGGTCACGGGCTGACCTATGAGACGGTGAAACCCGTCGCCGCCTTTCCCGAAGTGATGGAACTCAACATCGGCCATTTCCTGATCGGTGAGGCGATCTTTCGCGGGCTGGAACCGGCGATCCACGAGATGCGCCGCCTGATGGAGGAGGCGCGCGCATGAAAAGGCTGTATCTGGCCGCGACGCTCTGGTTCATGTCGCTGCCAGCTCTGGCGCAGGATTGGGGCGATCTGAATGCCGTCATTCTGCCCGCGTTGTCCTCCTCCGGCACGTCCGAGGCGACCTTCTGGCTGCCCAATGTGAATGACCCTGAAGCCGCCAGCCTGTCTCTGGCCGTGGTCTATGAATATATCCAGGGTTCTGCGGGCAACACCTCTATCGCCGTCGGGTTTTTTGTCCGACAACCGACGGGTTGGGCTTTTGGTGGCACGGTCGAAAATCTGTTTGGTCACAACCCTCGTGATGCGGTGTTCGCTGACAGCTTCGTGGAGCTGACGACAACCACGCTTGGCCCCAACGAGCCGCGCTGCTGTCCGACCATGCAAACCCGCTGGCGGGTGGATTACCAGAGCCGCACGGCGCAGCGGCTGAACTGAGGCGCGCCCATGATTCTCGGCATCGGCACGGACATCGCGAATATCGAGCGTATCCAAGGCACGCTGGACCGTTTCGGTGACCGCTTCCGCAATCGCGTCTTCACCGAGGTCGAACAGAAGAAGGCCGAACGGCGCAAGGATGCCGCCGGGACCTACGCCAAACGCTGGGCCGCTAAGGAGGCCTGCTCCAAAGCGCTTGGCACCGGACTCGCCATGGGCATTGCCTGGAAGGACATGTCCGTGAGCAACCTCAAGACCGGCCAGCCGGTGATGCATGTGACCGGCTGGGCGCGCGAACGGCTCGATAAAATGACCCCGCCCGGACATGTCGCGACCATCCACGTCACGCTGACGGATGATCACCCCTGGGCGCAGGCCTTCGTAGTCATTGAGGCCCGCCCGATGCCCGATTAACTCTTTGCTCACAAAGATCCGTTCCCGCTCCCTTTACGCCGTCCCGATACATGGCCTGTGGATGCTCTCTGCATCGTGATTTTTCACAAAAACACGCGCGTTAACCGTAATTAACCAAGATTGGGCGGCACGGGTCGCAAACCGTCACGTCCCCCCGCCTTGACTTGCCCCCCGCGCCCCCGCATTTAGACGCAAATCATATCACGGGAGCGCCCCATGGCCGCCAAGGAAGAAAAGAAGCAGAACGCGATCATCGAGACGATCAAAACCGTCGTCTATGCGCTGCTTATTGCCGGTGTATTCCGCACCCTGTTTTTCCAGCCGTTCTGGATCCCCTCGGGCTCCATGAAAGAGACCCTGCTGGTGGGCGATTTTCTCTTTGTGAATAAGATGGCCTATGGCTATTCCTATGCCTCCTGTCCCAGCGTGATCCTGCCGCGTTTCGGGATCAATATCGACGCCAAGAACATTTGCGGTTTCCTTGACGGTGACAACACGCGCCTGTTTGCCGGTGAGCCCGAGCGCGGCGATGTTGTGGTGTTCCGCCACCCGGTATCGGGGCGTGATTATATCAAGCGGGTGATCGGCATGCCGGGTGACAGCATCCAGATGCGGGGTGGGGTCGTGTTGATCAACGGCACGCCCGCGCCACAGGAACCCGCTGGTTTCTTTGAAGAAACCATGGAACCGCAAGGTCCCGAGGGGCGCCGCCCACGTTGTGCCAACGGTCCCGTTGGCGACGGTGGCATCTGTCGCAAAGCGCGCGCCATCGAGACTTTGCCAGGCGGCAGGACCCATGCGGTGCTCGACATCGGCGTGCAGGCCTCTGACAGCACTGGCGTCTATCAGGTGCCCGAGGGGCATTATTTCTTCATGGGCGACAACCGGGATAATTCCGCCGACAGCCGCCTGGGTCCCCAGATACAGGGCGTCGGTTACGTCCCGCTGGAAAACCTGATCGGACGTGCGGACCGCATCGTGTTTTCCTCCGCAGGGCGCTCCATGCTGTTCTTCTGGACCTGGCGTGCGGATCGTTTTTTCAAGGCGGTCGAGTGAAGCTTTCCGCTGAATTGAAGTCCTTTCAGGACCGGCTGGGGCATGTGTTTGCGCGCCCGGATTTATTGGCGCAGGCGGTGACGCATGCGTCGATGTCCTCGGCCAATCGGGATGACAATCAGCGGCTTGAATTTCTGGGGGACCGGGTCCTTGGATTGGTCATGGCAGAGGCGCTTCTGGCGTTGGACAAGGCTGCGGCCGAGGGACAATTAGCGCCGCGTTTCAATGCGTTGGTGCGTAAGGAAACCTGTGCTGATGTGGCCCGCGAGATTGATCTCGGGGCGGTTCTGCGGCTGGGACGTTCCGAAATGTTATCGGGCGGGCGGCGCAAACAGGCGCTGCTTGGGGATGGTATCGAAGCGGTGATTGCGGCGGTCTATCTGGATGCGGGGTTCGAGGTCGCCAAAGCGCTGATCCTGAACCTTTGGGGAACGCGCATCCACGAGGTCGAAGAGGATGCGCGCGACGCCAAAACCGCGTTGCAGGAATGGGCGCAGGCACGGGGTCTGCCCCCGCCCGCCTACGTTGAAGTGGCGCGCAGCGGGCCGGATCATGCGCCGGTTTTCACGATCGCGGCACAGCTTGAAACCGGAGAGAGCCAGCAGGCCACCGCCGGATCCAAACGGCAGGCCGAACAGGCCGCAGCCGGTAACCTATTGTCAGAACTGGAAAAAACGTCATGAGCACGCGCGCCGGTTTTGTCGCCCTGATCGGGGAGCCCAATGCGGGTAAATCCACGCTCCTCAACCGCATGGTGGGGGCCAAGGTTTCCATCGTGACCCATAAGGTGCAAACCACGCGGGCGCGTATTCGCGGCGTGGCGATGGAGGGGCAAAGCCAGATCGTTTTCGTGGACACGCCGGGTCTGTTTCAACCGCGCCGTCGTCTGGATCGGGCGATGGTTGCCGCCGCCTGGGGGGGCGCTGCGGATGCGGATGTCGTGGTCTTGCTTATTGAGGCGCAACGCGGCGTGACCGAGGGCGTCGAACGCATCCTTGAGGGTTTGGAAGACATCGGTGAGGGGCGCAAAGTTGCGCTTGCGATCAACAAGATAGACCGCGTGCAGGCCGAAGTCTTGCTGGGCCTTAGTCAGAAGCTGAATGAGCAATACCCCTTTGTCGAAACCTTCATGATTTCCGCCGAAAAAGGCCATGGTGTCGTGGCCCTGCGCCACTGGCTTGCCGGGCAGGTGCCGACAGGTCCGTGGCTTTACCCCGAAGACCAGATTGCCGACCTGCCGATGCGTATGATCGCCGCCGAAATGACGCGCGAAAAACTGACGCTGCGTCTGCATCAGGAGTTGCCCTATCAGCTTACCGTGGAGACCGAAGGTTGGGAAGAGCGAAAGGACGGATCGGCCAAGATCGACCAGCTGATCTATGTCATCCGCGACGGTCACAAGGGGATCGTGCTGGGCAACAAGGGTGAGACGATCAAGGCCGTGTCCAAGGCCGCACGCGAGGAGTTGGAAGAGTTTCTGGGCCGCAAGATCCATTTGTTTTTACAGGTAAAAGTGCGCCCCAATTGGCTGGACGAGTCTGAGCGGTATTCGCAGATGGGTCTCAATTTCAAAGATGGCAATGCGTGAGGGGACCTGAATGGCGCGCCTGACGGCACGGTTCTGGATTGACGCCTATCTGGCGCGGCTGCGGATTGAAAACATCCCGGCGTTTATCGTGTCCCACGGTGATGATACTGCCGGCAGCGTGCTGGTGAAGGTGAACCATCTGAACGGCCATGCAGACCTCTATCAGCGCAGTTATGATCTGATGTCCGATAGCCAGTCATGGAATGTTCTGGCGCAGGGCGATGAAGCGGAAATGGACAATGCGATCAAACGCCAACAGGGCTTTGATCCGGATCTTTGGGTGGTCGAGGTCGAGGACCGGCAGGGGCGGCACCTGCTGGATCAACCCGGTCTTGAGTGATGGAATGGCGCGATCAGGGGATATTGCTCAGCACCCGGCGCCACGGGGAAACATCCGCGATCATTGAAGTTTTTACGCCTGATCATGGCCGTCACGCGGGCGTCGTGCGCGGGGGCACCAGCCGCAAGATTGCGCCGATCCTGCAACCGGGCGCGCAGCTTGATGTGACCTGGCGCGCGCGTCTTGAGGATCATATCGGCAGCTTTAACGTGGAGCCCGTGCGCAGCCGTGCCGCCGTTGCCATGGGCGATCGCATGGCGCTTGCGGGGCTTAACGCCGTGACCGCGCTGCTGGGTTTCTGTCTGCCGGAACGCGAACCGCATGCCCCCCTCTACCGTCGCTCCGAACAATTACTCGATCTACTGGAGCAGGGGGATCTTTGGCCTCTGGCCTATTTGCGATGGGAAATCAGCCTTTTGGAGGAGATGGGCTATGCTCTGGACCTCAATACCTGCGCCGTGACGGGCACGACACAGGACCTCATTTACGTGTCCCCTAAATCGGGCCGTGCGGTGTCACGCGGGGCCGTGGGTGAGTGGCGGGATCGGATGTTGCCCTTGCCGGAGGTGCTGCGGGGCCGGGGGGAAGCCGGGACTGATGAAATCGCCCAAGGGCTTGTGACGACGGGTTATTTTCTGAGCGCCCATCTGGCACAGGATTTGGGAAACAAGCCCTTGCCCGAAGCGCGCGCGCGCTTCATCGAAGCGTTAAGCCGTCGGCTTTGAACACCATGATGCGGCCTTCATCATTGGACAGCAGCAGCGTGTCGCCAAGCACTTCGGACAGGCTCATTTGCGTAAGCGCTGTAAAATACGCGATCTCCGCGTCCAGATCAGGACAGGCCAGACGCGTCGCCGCAATCGGTCCGGCCTCAAACCAGGGGTATGGTACGGCCATGGTCGCGCCATAGGCGTTACAGGGCGCTTTTCCGGCGATCTGGCCGGTTTCGGGGAAGGTGAGCGTCGCATCATAGATCACGGATGCATTGTCGAGCTCCACGAGCCGCCAAGTCCTGTCAGCGGCACCGTAAGCTCTGACAGTTTCGTCACCTTGACACCCGGTCAGGATAAATACCGCCGCCACAAGTGCGCAAAACAGATACTTCATACCGACTATTTTAACGCCAGCACAAGGTCGATCATAGTGTCAAATGCGGCGCTTGGATTGGCTTGATCACCCAAGTGGGGCAAGCCGATCAAAGCGCCGAGGCAGCTTTGTGCAAAACCGGGGTTGGTCACGCCTAACTGGCGCAAAAGACTGCTGAAATATGTCAGTCTTTCCGCATCCACCTGTGCAATCGCAAAGGCAACATCGGGCGATGTTTTCGCCCAGGCTCTGAAGGCCGAATCCTGTTCATCTGACAGGATCAAAGCCCCAAACCGGCGCAGCCTCTGCTCTGCTGATCCGTCTTCGGAGAGTGCGGTGAGCACATCGGCAAAGGCACGGGATTGCCAGTCGGCCAGTATCGCCTGCTGAAAGGCAGGAACGTCCTTGAAGTGCCAATAAAATGAGCCTTTGGTGGTCCCAATCTTGCGCGCCAGAGGTTCGGCGGCCAAAGCTGCGGCACCGTTTTCGACCAGTTCCGAAAGACCGGCCTCAATCCATAATTGGCGGGTGAGTCGCTGATGTTTCATGCTTCAGGATTATGGAGCCAATGGCGATGCTGCAAGCGCGAAACAGCCGGATTCTACGGAATATTAATTGGCCCAACGCTGCAAGCCAAAATCCTCCTGTTTCGCCCGATAAAACGGCAATAACTTGCCGCATTCCGGTGTTAGGACAGCAAGCGACGGGCAATTACCTGAGCTTGGATTTCCGCGGCTCCCTCGAAGATGTTCAAGATGCGGGCATCGCACAAGACCCGACTGATCTTATACTCAAGCGCGAAGCCGTTGCCGCCATGGATCTGCAAACCATTATCCGCCGCTGCCCAGGCCACCCGCGCTCCGAGCAGTTTTGCCATGCCCGCTTCGACGTCACAGCGTCGCCCCTGATCCTTCTCGAAGGCCGAAAAATAGGTAAGCTGGCGTGCAATCATGATCTCGACGGCCATCATCGCCAGTTTGCCGGACACACGGGGGAATTCGATCAGCGATTTGCCAAATTGCTTGCGGTCTTGGGCATATTGCATGGATATGTCCAATGCGGATTGAGCCACCCCGATCGCACGGGCGGCGGTCTGAATACGGGCGCTCTCGAAGGTCTCCATCAATTGCTTGAAGCCCTTGCCTTCCTCGCCGCCAAGAAGGTTTTCACCCTTCACGTGGAAATTGTCGAAGGCCAGTTCATATTCCTTCATGCCGCGATAGCCGAGCACCTCGATTTCGCCACCCGTCATCCCCTCTGTCGGGAACGGGTTGGCATCATCGCCCGGCGTCTTTTCGGCTAAAAACATGGACAAGCCTTTGTAATCAGACGTTTCTGGGTCCGTGCGCGCCAGTAAGGTCATGATTTGTGTGCGCGTTGCATGCGTGATCCAGGTCTTGTTGCCGGTCACACGGTAATCCTCACCATCCTTGACGGCGCGTGTGCGCAGGCTGCCCAGGTCGGAGCCGGTGTTGGGTTCGGTAAACACTGCCGTCGGCAGGGTTTCGGCTGAGGCCAGGCGGGGCAGCCATTTTTCCTTTTGAGCGTCGGTGCCACCGGCGATGATCAATTCGGCGGCGATTTCCGAGCGGGTGCCCAGGCTGCCGACCCCGATGTAGCCGCGTGACAATTCCTCGGACACGACGCACATAGAGGCCTTGGACAGTCCGAAGCCGCCGTATTCTTCGGGGATGGTCAGCCCGAACACGCCCATTTCTGCGAGCTCTTCGATCACTTCCATCGGGATCAACTCATCCTTCAGGTGCCAATCATGCGCATAGGGTTCAACCTTCTCAACGGCATAGCGGCGGAATTGCTCGCGGATCATCTCAAGCTCTTCGTCCAGCCCGGATACGCCGACCGTATTATTGGCGGATTGTTCCTGCATCAATTCGACCAGACGGCTGCGCGCGGCTTGCGTGTTGCCCCCCTGCGTCAGGGTCATCACGGCCGGTTCCATTAAGGCGCGCATATCGGATTGGCTCAACCCCAGGTCCTGCAACCGCAGGATTTCACCCTGGTTCATCTGGATTCCACCGTAAATCTGCCACAGATATTCGCCAAAGGCGATCTGATGCAGCAATTGTTCGGTCTCTCCAAAGGTTCCTTTTGACTTCAGGTCTTCGGCCCAACGCTGCATTTGGCGTAACGCCTGAGCATAGGTTGCCAGCCACGCAAGGCCATGCGCCGCAGTCTGATGCGCTTCGATCAACGCGCCGGACACCCGGTCACCTTCACTTACCAGTGTTTTTACGCGGGCAGTTGCTGTTTTGAGCACCGCATCAACAGGCCCGAGCGCCTGTCCAGTCATCTCAAGTAGTCCCTCGATCACAACTGTCGTAGCAATGGGCGGTGTCTGTCCATCATGCGGCATCTTTGTCATCCTCTCTAGATCGTCAGTGATGTAGTTCTTTCGCAGTTGCAGCGCAACAAAAATACCAAGAATAATACATTTTTGATTGAATATTTCGCATCAATTCACGTCGTGTTGAGAGGATAGGTCTGCGTTTGGGTGGCGCAAGTGGGTTAGCTGTTAAAAATTACTGCTGGAAAAAGGAAAAGCACCGCTTTCGCGATGCTTCCCAGTCACACTTGTTAACAAGACTAAATGATTAAACGGACGATCTGGTGGCGGGTGCGCCCGCTCACCGAAAGATTTTTTTGTCTGAGGCTTAACCCTGCCGCGCGACAGTCACGCCGGAGACATCCTCGATAAAAGTAACAATGCGCGTCTTTATCGAGTCATCCCGAATTGCGGCAAGTGCTGTGACGATTTCGAGACTTGGGTCCCGTGCCTGCATATTTTCCGCTGATGTATCAATACCTTCAAAGAAGTATGAGGTCGGAACGTGAAGTATGCGGGATAACTCATAAAGCCTGCTGGCGGCGATTCGATTGGACCCGATTTCGTATTTCTGGATCTGCTGAAACGAAAGATTCAATTCCCGAGCGACATCTGTCTGGGACAAACGTCGCATCGTGCGAATCTGTTTCAATCTGCGGCCAACGTGAACATCGACTGGATGTGACATAACTATTTAACACCTCTGGTTGTGACTATGTTCACTCTTCACGGGAATAGCCGACTCGTTCAACTGACTACCTTTTTCTTTTTTTTGATTAAAAATGTTCTGATGCTGGATGAAAAATGTTGCATTAGTGGATGATTTATTTACCATCAACCGCGATGAATAGGATTGTGAACCCTTCTGAAACAACACAAGCGGTAACAAAAACCGCAGAATCTCATGGCCTTTTGCATGAGATGATCCGATCGTTCACGACTCTTGCGAGGACGTTAAATCTTAGTCACGCGGTAAAGGAGTTGGGGAGCACACGCCAAACCCTGCGTCGCCACATAACGCAGCTGGAGGGAATCAAAGGCGTTGCGTTGTTTACGGTAGAAGAGCGGCAGTATCGCTTGACCGAAGAGGGTGAGCGCGCGCTGCCGGAAGCCCTGGATATTCTGGCGCGTGGCAATGCCTGGTTGAATCGTAGCGTGCGCCATGTGGATGGGCTGCAGCTGTTCAATACGACCCTGCCGAACGGCTGGTGTTTTTGGCAACAGCAACATTCGCTCAGTCGGATATGGAATTCCCCCTCCTGCCTCATGCGCGAGACGCTGAGAAGCTGGTCGATGTCTGGCGGGGATATCGAATCACCCATGATGGAACATGTCCGCCCTTATCTGATCGTTTATCGCCATACGATCGCGGGCTGGATATGTGTCGAGTTCGGCGAGCAGTCTTTTTTCGTAAAATGGTTCGGTTGGGCGAAAGCGCGCAGCAGTGTGGGAAGGTCTTTGGGCCGGATGCCGGGTGGGGATGACTTCGCGCGCATGTTGGATCAGCCTTTTCACGAAGTTCAAACCACGCAAAATGTGCGTCTGGATCACGTATTTACACTTGTTCCGCGCGAATCTGACGGAACTTTGCAGCCCGTTAACTATCAACGCTTGATGCTTGGGGGACGATTCCCTGACGGTAGTTTGGCGCTTTATGCTTTGGTCGAGCCATCAGCAGATGTTGAGATATTTGGTCTGGATCAAGGCAAAATTGTGCAACCTTCTGCCGAGATTATGGTAAATTTCGATCCGGTTAACGCAAAATACGAGCGTTAACCACTTAATTAGGCTAGCCTTTGTCTGAGGATGCTCGGCAAAGGAGTTTTGGCATGTCATTTCACAGCATGAACGAAGGGGCGCAATTCGTCGCTACCAGTCGTGATATTTTACTACAAAATCAAATTAAGGTCACAATTGGGTCAGATTTCTTAGAATACCGCAAACTGCTGAGAGAAGAACGGCCGCAGCAGATCATGGGGGCTCCCTTCGATCCGGACATGCACGATCTTAACCATAAAAACGCTTTTTGGCTGGTGGCGCGCGATTCCGACGGGCTCATGATGCACACTCAGGCCTCGCGTCTCATCAATCTCAAGCAGCGCACGCTCAGCGGCTATATGCTCAAACGATTCCGTGATTTCCCCCCGGCAATCCCGGATATTGATCTGAAACGCTCCCGCTATCGCGCGAGCCCGGGTGCGAATCGCATTACCGGAGATGTTGTTTACCACGGCGAGGTCTGGATGGGTGATACGGGTCAATATCGCGGAACCGGGCTGTCCACGGTGTTGGCACGCTACGGCATTCATGAGGCCATGTGCCGTTGGAACCCCGATTATATCTTTGGTTTCATGGCCAGAACAGTTGCCTTTAAAGGGTTTGCCGAGCGTATGGGGTATATGCACAACGAGCCTGGTGCATTGCGGTGGTACCGCAAAGGCAGTGACATGCCGTTGGAGGGCTTTGTCAGCTATCTCAGCAATGAAGACACCAGGTATCTACTGCAGATGCCAGTGGTAGATGTCGTGGATGTCCCCCAACCACAGTCCAAAGCGGCTTAGAAGCCAGACCGTCAAAAGCGCAGGGCAACCGCGATCAACTGATCGCGGCTGCTTTGACCTCATCATCAATGAACGGCAGATACTGCTCGAAATTATCCGAGAACATTTTGACCAGTTTTGCCGCTTGTCGATCATAGCTTTCCGCGTCGTCCCAAGTGCGACGCGGATCTAGCAGGATGTTCGGGACGCCTTTGACATCAACCGGGACATCAAAGCCGAAGTTTGGATCCTTGCGAAACGCGGCATCCGCCAATGATCCATCCAACGCGGCCGTCAGCAGCCCGCGCGTGGCCCTGATCGGCATACGACTGCCGGTGCCGTAAGCACCACCCGTCCATCCGGTGTTCACCAGCCAACATGTCGCACCGTGGGTCGCGATCTTTTCGCGTAGGAGATTGCCATAGACCTCCGGTCGGCGCGGCATGAAAGGTGCGCCGAAACACGTTGAAAAAGTCGGTTCCGGCTCCGTCACGCCACGTTCGGTTCCGGCAACTTTGGACGTGAAGCCGGACAGGAAGTGATACATCGCCTGCGCCGGAGTTAGGCGCGAGATCGGGGGCAGCACTCCAAATGCATCACAGGTCAGCATGATAATGTTCTTAGGATGACCGCCTCGCGCTGAGGCCGAAGCATTTGAAATGTAATGCAAAGGATAGGCGCAGCGCATGTTCGCGGTCAGGCTGTCGTCCTCAAAGTCGAGATCCTTGGTATCCTCATCGTAGGTCATATTCTCGATGACGGTGCCGAATTTTTCCGTGGTGGCATAGATTTCGGGCTCGGCATCCGCGCTCAGGCTGATGGTCTTGGCATAGCAACCGCCCTCAAAGTTGAAAGTGCCCGTGTCTGACCACCCGTGTTCGTCATCGCCGATCAAGATGCGCGCCGGATCGGCCGACAGCGTCGTTTTTCCTGTCCCGGACAGACCAAAGAAAACAGCCGTATCGACCGGATTTCCCGTAGCGTGATTGGCCGAGCAGTGCATCGGCATCACACCCTTGCCAGGTAAAAGGTAATTCAGCAGGGTGAAAACAGATTTTTTGTTTTCGCCAGCGTATTCGGTGCCGCCGATCAATATGAGTTTCTTGTCAAAATTCATCGCGATCACGGTGTCGGATCGACAATTATGACGTTTGGGGTCCGCCTTGAAACTGGGGCAATTTATGACCGTGAAATCGGCGATGAAATGGTCAAGATCTTCGCGGTCTGGACGGCGCAGCATGTGGCGGATAAACAGCCCGTGCCAGGCCAGCTCCGTGATCATGCGCACATTGATCGCATGTTTCGGGTCAGCACCGCCAATCAGATCCTGAACGAAATAGTCCCGCCCTCCCATATGCGCAATCATATCCGCATAAAGCGCGTCAAACCCTTCTGGCGACATCGCGGCGTTGTTTTCCCACCAGATCGTTTCCGTAACACTTGGCGTTTTAACGACATGTTTATCCTTGGGGGAGCGCCCGGTGAATTTCCCCGTCGTGACCAAAAAAGCACCGCCTTTACCCAAGCTGCCTTCGCCTCGGCCAAGCGCTTGTTGGATCAAATCGGGCTCGATCAGATTGTAATAAACGGTTCCGGTCCCGGCGATCCCTTGATCTTCAAGCGTAAAATCTGGGTTTACCCGTCCATGTGTCATCTGTCGTTCTCCTTTTCGGCGCAACAGTTACATGCGCATAGGGGTCTTAACATGACGTTTTTGCAATTGAACAGGACGCTTTGAGTCGTTAGCGCCACCATCGTAGATTTTGTTTTGAGACTTTTAAATATGCGCCGATGGCGGTTCGTGTCGCGCGTTTAACTGGTGCATAATTCAGTCATTAGTAATCAAATTATGACCCCAATACCTTCGAGTGTCGTGCTGATTCGCACTTGATCAGAAGTTTAACGGGTAACGACGCATTCTGTTGTCTGAGACTTCAAACAACAAACGAGCAGTACAAGGAAACGGGCAATGTCAAGAATAGCTTTGGTTGATGATGACAGGAATATCCTGACCTCTGTGTCCATGACGCTGGAAGCGGAGGGCTTTGAGGTTGAAACCTACAACGATGGGCAGGCCGCGCTTGATGCCTTCAACAAGAAGCTCCCCGATATGGCAGTGCTGGATATTAAGATGCCGCGTATGGATGGCATGGATCTGCTGCAACGGTTGCGTCAGAAAACAGCGATGCCGGTCATTTTTTTAACTTCGAAGGATGATGAAATCGATGAGGTGCTCGGCTTGCGGATGGGGGCTGACGATTACGTCAAGAAGCCCTTTTCGCAACGTCTTCTGGTGGAGCGAATTCGCGCGCTTCTGCGGCGCCAGGACGCTGTGGCAGGTGATGTGGTTGCCGACAGTGAAGAAACCAAGGTGATGGAGCGCGGCGATTTGCGTATGGATCCCCTGCGCCACGCGGTCAGCTGGAAGGGGAATGATGTTTCTCTGACCGTGACCGAATTTCTGCTCCTACAGGCGCTGGCCCAGCGGCCCGGTTTTGTGAAATCGCGCGACCAACTTATGGATGTCGCCTATGATGACCAAGTCTATGTGGATGATCGCACAATCGACAGTCACATCAAACGCCTTCGTAAAAAAATGCGAACGGCAGATGACGCATTCTCGGCAATAGAGACCCTTTATGGCATCGGGTATCGGTACAACGGGGAATAAGCAGACAAATGGTTTCGGCCGAGAGGAACTTTATACGCGACATGACGCCTCCGCCGGCTCAAAATGATGGTGTTGATGTTGGGGCCGCTACTGATAGGCCGGATGCGGATGAAAATCGAAGCTCGCACAGGAGCCGCAGCATTTTATTCCTGCGTGCGTCGCCGTTGACGCGTAAGATCATCACGCTGAATCTGATTGCGTTGACGTTTCTTTTTGCTGGCTTCGCTTATCTGAGCTCCTCGCGAGATAGTTTGACGTTGCAACGTGCTCTGTCCCTTGTTTCGGAAGCTGAACTGATCGCAGATGTGATCGAGGCCAGGTTGCCGGTGGATCGTTTCGTTAATCTTGCAACAGATGATACAATCGAGTTAGGCGTGTTGTTGGGCGGCTTGAATTTGCGCAGCGGTGTAGAAGTATTTGTGTTTGATCAATCTGAAACGATGATTGCGAATATTGAAGGCAGCCAGGTTTTTGGTCTGGATTCCAGTACGATACACTCTGAGACCTTTTTGACGGATGGATTGGCGTGGCTCTGGGCAAGGGTTTTGGCCCCACTCAAGCTGGGGAAA
This region includes:
- a CDS encoding TetR/AcrR family transcriptional regulator; the protein is MKHQRLTRQLWIEAGLSELVENGAAALAAEPLARKIGTTKGSFYWHFKDVPAFQQAILADWQSRAFADVLTALSEDGSAEQRLRRFGALILSDEQDSAFRAWAKTSPDVAFAIAQVDAERLTYFSSLLRQLGVTNPGFAQSCLGALIGLPHLGDQANPSAAFDTMIDLVLALK
- a CDS encoding acyl-CoA dehydrogenase family protein, producing the protein MPHDGQTPPIATTVVIEGLLEMTGQALGPVDAVLKTATARVKTLVSEGDRVSGALIEAHQTAAHGLAWLATYAQALRQMQRWAEDLKSKGTFGETEQLLHQIAFGEYLWQIYGGIQMNQGEILRLQDLGLSQSDMRALMEPAVMTLTQGGNTQAARSRLVELMQEQSANNTVGVSGLDEELEMIREQFRRYAVEKVEPYAHDWHLKDELIPMEVIEELAEMGVFGLTIPEEYGGFGLSKASMCVVSEELSRGYIGVGSLGTRSEIAAELIIAGGTDAQKEKWLPRLASAETLPTAVFTEPNTGSDLGSLRTRAVKDGEDYRVTGNKTWITHATRTQIMTLLARTDPETSDYKGLSMFLAEKTPGDDANPFPTEGMTGGEIEVLGYRGMKEYELAFDNFHVKGENLLGGEEGKGFKQLMETFESARIQTAARAIGVAQSALDISMQYAQDRKQFGKSLIEFPRVSGKLAMMAVEIMIARQLTYFSAFEKDQGRRCDVEAGMAKLLGARVAWAAADNGLQIHGGNGFALEYKISRVLCDARILNIFEGAAEIQAQVIARRLLS
- a CDS encoding helix-turn-helix domain-containing protein, coding for MSHPVDVHVGRRLKQIRTMRRLSQTDVARELNLSFQQIQKYEIGSNRIAASRLYELSRILHVPTSYFFEGIDTSAENMQARDPSLEIVTALAAIRDDSIKTRIVTFIEDVSGVTVARQG
- a CDS encoding LysR family transcriptional regulator; its protein translation is MIYLPSTAMNRIVNPSETTQAVTKTAESHGLLHEMIRSFTTLARTLNLSHAVKELGSTRQTLRRHITQLEGIKGVALFTVEERQYRLTEEGERALPEALDILARGNAWLNRSVRHVDGLQLFNTTLPNGWCFWQQQHSLSRIWNSPSCLMRETLRSWSMSGGDIESPMMEHVRPYLIVYRHTIAGWICVEFGEQSFFVKWFGWAKARSSVGRSLGRMPGGDDFARMLDQPFHEVQTTQNVRLDHVFTLVPRESDGTLQPVNYQRLMLGGRFPDGSLALYALVEPSADVEIFGLDQGKIVQPSAEIMVNFDPVNAKYER
- a CDS encoding phosphoenolpyruvate carboxykinase; its protein translation is MTHGRVNPDFTLEDQGIAGTGTVYYNLIEPDLIQQALGRGEGSLGKGGAFLVTTGKFTGRSPKDKHVVKTPSVTETIWWENNAAMSPEGFDALYADMIAHMGGRDYFVQDLIGGADPKHAINVRMITELAWHGLFIRHMLRRPDREDLDHFIADFTVINCPSFKADPKRHNCRSDTVIAMNFDKKLILIGGTEYAGENKKSVFTLLNYLLPGKGVMPMHCSANHATGNPVDTAVFFGLSGTGKTTLSADPARILIGDDEHGWSDTGTFNFEGGCYAKTISLSADAEPEIYATTEKFGTVIENMTYDEDTKDLDFEDDSLTANMRCAYPLHYISNASASARGGHPKNIIMLTCDAFGVLPPISRLTPAQAMYHFLSGFTSKVAGTERGVTEPEPTFSTCFGAPFMPRRPEVYGNLLREKIATHGATCWLVNTGWTGGAYGTGSRMPIRATRGLLTAALDGSLADAAFRKDPNFGFDVPVDVKGVPNILLDPRRTWDDAESYDRQAAKLVKMFSDNFEQYLPFIDDEVKAAAIS